The Limosilactobacillus panis DNA segment GGTGGCCCCGACTCCCAGCTTAAAAATCGGCTGGTGAATCGTCGTTAACTGCGGGTAAACATATTCGTCCAGAATAATATCATCATAGCCGATGACAGAAATATCTTCCGGAACACGGACCCCTTGTTCCCGCAATCCCCGCATCAGACCAATGGCAACTTCGTCATTGGCCGTAAAAACAGCGGTTGCGCCACTCTCAATTACTGGCCGGGCCATTTGGTAGCCACCGTCCTTGCTCAGGTCGGCCTTCAACAAGTTATGGTCCTCATCAAATTCAATTCCCTGGGCATTGATAGTCTCCTGGAATCCCGCCATCCGTTGTTTAAAGTTTTCGGTGATATTTTTAACCCCCAAAAACAACATCTTAGTGTGTCCAAGGGATAGGAGGTGCTGGGCTGCTAACTGGCCACCGTGGTAGTCATCCGTCAGCACCCGGGCCCCCTGCTGGTCATAATTACGGTCAAACAAGATATACGGAATGTCTCGGTTGCTGAGGGCCTGGTTAATCATTTCAGTCGTCATCCGGGCGCTAGCAATGATGAGGCCGTCGATGGAGCGCTCAACCATCTGCTCCAGGTACTCTTGCTCTAACTTTGGTTCCCGGTTAGCACTGAAGATCAGCGGAATTAGCTTTTCCTGACGGGCAACCCGCTGGACCCCTTCAACAAAAGTCC contains these protein-coding regions:
- the rbsR gene encoding ribose utilization transcriptional repressor RbsR, with translation MRKKVTIRDIARMAGVSVTTVSQVLNGKGKRFSKTTREKIIKLRDQYQYVPDFHARSLIMKGNINTIGVLVPNVSESFFGTFVEGVQRVARQEKLIPLIFSANREPKLEQEYLEQMVERSIDGLIIASARMTTEMINQALSNRDIPYILFDRNYDQQGARVLTDDYHGGQLAAQHLLSLGHTKMLFLGVKNITENFKQRMAGFQETINAQGIEFDEDHNLLKADLSKDGGYQMARPVIESGATAVFTANDEVAIGLMRGLREQGVRVPEDISVIGYDDIILDEYVYPQLTTIHQPIFKLGVGATKILLSKINHPDAEPERVERFPVQLVIRQSTGKCPR